CTATTCGTTGAATCGAAGTAATATGCTGCACTCTATTGTGTTGTGTTTCAGATAAATAATATAAAATAGCCCCTGAAGCTATAATCCCTTCTTTTAAATCTTCAATTCCAAATCCTTTAAGGGAAATAGTTTGAAAATGTTTCGTTAAAGTTTCTAAAGCATAATCTTCTTTATAAATCCAATCTTCCAGATAAAAATTATGAAAATCTTCCCCAAAAGTATCTCGAAATTCATTCTTATAATTTTTGGGAATTAAAACCTCCGAAGGATTGAAATTTTGTAATAACTTATCAATATACTCCGCATTTCCTTGTGCAGTTAAGAATTCACCTGTAGAAACATCCAAAAAAGAAATACCAATCGATTTATTTGCAAAATAAATTGACGCTAAAAAATTATTCGTTTTAGAATGTAATACTTCATCATTCATGGAAACTCCTGGCGTAACTAATTCTGTCACCCCACGTTTCACAATAGACTTAGTCATTTTAGGATCTTCTAATTGATCACAAATTGCTACACGAAGACCAGCCTTAACTAATTTTGGCAAATAGGTGTTAATAGAATGATGTGGAAAACCAGCTAGTGCTGTTTCAGTTGCCGATCCTGCACCACGTTTCGTTAATGTAATACCAAGGATTTTTGAAGCTCTAACAGCATCATCTCCAAATGTTTCATAAAAATCACCTACACGAAACAACAAACAAGCATCTGGATATTTCCTTTTTATGTCGTTATATTGTTTCATTAAGGGCGTTTCCTTAACTACTTTATCTTTAGCTGCCAAATTATATGTGTTTTGATATATGAGAAAAATATCAGCGAATTTAAATATTTAAATACGAATAACTAAACACTTGAAAAAAAATTAAATACTTTTAAGGAAATTTTAAGTCATTGGCATGATTTTTTCTTTAGATTTGTTAAATCAATTTTAAACTTAAAAAAATGAAAAAAATAATTTTACTAGCTATGCTGACTGTTTTAGGAGTAACTTCTTCTCAAGCACAAGAAACTACAAAAAAAATAAAAGCTACTGCAGCTAAAGTTGCAAAGGTAGATGGCGCAGGAATGGTGTTTGTTTCTGAAACTATTGATTACGGAACAATTGCTCATAATGCAGATGGAAAACGTGAGTTTGTATTTACTAATAATGGTAACAAACCATTAATTATTACAAATACTCAAGGTTCATGTGGATGTACAGTACCTTCTACTCCAAAAGAACCAATTGCTCCAGGAGCAAAAGGGGTTATTGGTGTAAAATATGCTACAGACAGAGTTGGTGCTTTTACAAAAACGGTAACAGTAACTTCAAATGCTACAGGACAAGCTACAAAAATCCTTACTATAAAAGGTGTAGTATTAGCAGATGATGCTTCAAAAAGCTAAATTTTAAAAACATTAAAAAAAAGCTTCCCTTAACAGTGGAAGCTTTTTTTATTAGATCAAATCTTAAAAAATGAGAAAGCTAGAAAATAGTGAGTTGGAACGAAAATCAATTGAAGCTTTTAAAAAATCTGACAAAACTCCATTGATTTTAGTTTTGGATGACGTTCGCAGTTTACACAATATAGGTTCCGTATTTAGAACAGCTGACGCTTTTTTAATAGAAAAAATATATTTGTGTGGCATAACTGCTACACCTCCAAATAAAGAAATCCACAAAACAGCGTTAGGCGCAACCGACACGGTAACTTGGGAACATAATGATAATGTATTAGATGTAATTCAAAATTTAAAAAATCAAAAAGTGACAACTCTTGCCATTGAGCAAGTAGAAAGCGCCATTTTTCTTCAAGATTTCAAAGTGGAAAAAGGCGAAAAATATGCTTTAGTTTTCGGGAACGAGGTACATGGTGTCTCACAAGAAGCTGTTGCAATTTGTGATGGTTGCATTGAAATTCCTCAATTAGGAACAAAGCATTCCTTAAATATTTCTGTTAGTGCTGGAATTGTTGTTTGGGATTTATTTCAAAAAATGAATTGGCCTGCTAATTAAGAAAATAAATAATTGGTGCATTATCCTATAGTTTAATTGATTTATTATTATTTTGTCACTTATTTATGAAAAAACTATTCTTCCTTCTTGTTTTGCTTGCAAATATTACTGCACAAGCCCAATACACATCAATTCCTGATGCGAATTTTGAGCAAGCTTTAATAAATTTAGGCATTGATAATGGAACAATTGACGGAAGAGTTCTTACAACAAATATTAGTGGAGTTACTAGCATAAATCTTCAATTTGCAAACATATTTGATCTGACTGGAATAGAGGATTTTACTAGTTTGACATATTTAGCAACCAGTATAGGAAATCAATTTAACAATTTAGATATTTCAAAAAATATTAATTTACAAGTTTTGATTTGCGATCAAAACAATTTAAAAACTCTTGATGTTTCAAAGAATATTAATTTAACATTTTTAAGTTGCGAACAGAATCAATTAACAAATTTGGACGTTTCTAAAAATACAAAACTTGCGCGGTTATATTGCAAGAACAACAAACTCATTACACTGAACTTAAAGAATGGAAATGATTTAGCCCTAGACTCAACTCTAAACCCCGATTTATCTTGTATCTTAGTTGATAATGTAGCATATTACAATGCCAGTTACACTGTTTTTAAAGATTTAACTTCTCGTTTTTCAGCAACTTGTCAAACAAATATTGCTCCTATAATTACAGCGAGCGGAAATCAAATTTATTGCCCGCAAACCTCATTAAAAATTGTCACCGATGTTACAATCACAGATCCTGACGATTTCAGCACAGATGCTATTTATATCCAAATATCATCTGGATATGTCAACGGACAAGACCAATTGTCATTAGCAAATCCTTTGTCACATCCAACAATTAGTGCCATTTGGAATTTAAATGAAGGCAAACTAAAATTATCAAGCCCTATTAGCGGAACACCCGTAACATATGCAGATTTTATTGCAGCCATTAAAGATGTTGAATTCTCAAATTCCACAACCTCCCCTTCTGGAACTAGAGATTTCTCAATTAGTATTGGTCAAGCCAATTATCTCCCTAGAAATGGTCATTATTACGAATTTGTTCCTTTTTTAGGAATAAGTTGGACTAATGCAAAACTAGCTGCTGAAGGAAGTAATTACTATGGTTTACAAGGCTATCTAGCAACTATCACGTCAGCAGATGAAGCAAAAATATCTGGAGAACAAGCAGCAGGTGCTGGTTGGATTGGTGGAAGCGATGCAGAAACAGAAGGTGTTTGGAAATGGGTAACAGGCCCTGCCGTAGATCGTGTTGTATTTTGGAATGGCGCATCTAACGGCTCCACTCCTAACTTTGCATTTTGGAACACAAACGAACCCAATAACACCAACAACAATGAACATTACGCACACATTACAGCTCCCGGAGTAGGAATTAAAGGCTCCTGGAATGACCTAAGAGAATCCGGAGACCCAAGTGGGAACTACCAACCTAAGGGCTATATTGTGGAATATGGAGGCATGCCAGGAGACCCAATTCTTCAAATTTCTGCAAGTGCTAGTATAACAATTTCTAAAATAACAGGAACAATCCCTGCAACGAATTGTGGCCCTGGTACTTTGACGCTTCATGCAACAGCTTCAGTTGGAACTATCGATTGGTACGATTCTCCAACTTCAACCACTACATTACAAACAGGTAATAATTTTGACACCCCTTTATTAAATGCAACTACCACCTATTATGTGGATGCAGGATGCATTTCAACTAGAACTCCTGTTATTGCAACTATCAAAACAATACCAACAATTACATCAACGACTCCATCAATAGTTTGTGAATCTGGACCTGCAACTTTAGGAGCAGTAGCTTCGGCAGGAACAATCAATTGGTATGCCACATCCACTGGCGGAACTTCCTTGCGCACTGGGAGCTCATTTACAACTCCAAATATTAACGCAACAACAACTTATTATGTCGATGCGATTTCAGACGGATGCATAAGTCCTACAAGAACTGCTGTTACTGCAACAGTCAACGCTGCTCCTACAGTAATTGTTACAACCGCAGCATCACGATGTGACTCCGGAACTGTAATACTAGAAGCATTTGCATCGGTAGGCAATATTAATTGGTACAAAGAGTCGATTGGTGGTTCTATATTATTTACAGGAAATTCATTTTTGACTCCTAATATAGATACTACAACTACCTATTACGCTGAAGCGTTTTCTGATGGATGTCCAAGCTCCCGAATCCCAGTTACAGCAATTGTATATCCTATTTCTACTATGAACCAAGACGTTGTCTTGTGTCGAGGTGAAACGAAAATACTAGACGCATCCATTCCAAATATGACTTATTTATGGTCGCCAGGAGGAGAAACCACACAGACAATTGAAATTTCAACTATTGGTGACTACAGCGTATCCATAAGTTCCCCAACTGTTATTTCTTGTGAATCGAAAAAGAACATTAGCGTAATAGAGCATCCAGAACCTATTATTAGTTCGATTGAGGTTAATGAAAATTCAGTTACCATAGAGCTTGCAAATCCAGAAAGCTATTTCGAATATTCAATTAATGGCTTAGATTTTCAAGTTTCAAATCAATTTTATTTTATTTCCAGTGGTCAACATACCGCTTTTGTTAGAGAAAACAATGATTGCAACTTAGTGGCACAAGATTTTACCATTTTTACAATTCAAAAATATTTCACACCAAATAATGACGGTTTTAATGATGTATGGAAAATAAAAGAAATGAGCGATTATCCCAATTCAAGTGCTCAGATTTTTGATCGATATGGAAAATTAATAATAGATTTAACCTCAGTTAAATATAGCTGGGATGGCAGTTACAACACCAATCTTTTACCTGCAGATGACTATTGGTATGTATTAAAACTAGACGACACACAACCCGAAATTAGAGGTCATTTTTCGTTAAAAAGATAAATTATTATTTTTTAAACACCTTTAAACAAACACAATAGAGCTACTCATTTACTTTTACAAAAAAATAGAATACTTTTATAAAATGAAAAGCAGTCTTTTTTTTAAGTGTAGTATTCTATTGTTGTTTTTGACTTCAAAAATGACGTATGCTAATCATGCATTTTATGATTTAAAAAAAGACACACTTTCATCTAAAGAAGGAAAATTAAATTATACCATTTCAAAAAAACAATTACCTCAAATTATAAATGTGGGATTACCCATTTTAAAAGCAACTGGAAATCAAATATACTGTCCGCAGACCAGCTTAAATATTGTAACGGACTTTACTATAAATGATTCCGAAAAGACAAGCACAGAAGCTATTTATATCCAAATTTCAATTGGCTACAACGATACACAAGATTTATTATCACTTACGGGATCACATCCTTCTATTATAGCAAACTGGGATATAAATACTGGAAGACTTACCCTTACAAGTTCAAATCCAGGTTCACTTGTCTCCTATACTGAATTCATTAATGCGATAAAAGATGTTGTATATACAAATTCCTCCTTGAAGCCAACTGGAAACCGATCCTTTTCGATAAGTGTCGATAAAGTTAGTTTTTTACCCTCAAACAACCATTTTTATGAATTTGTTCCAGGTTCTGGTCCTGCACCAAAATTTGGATTGGATTGGGGAGTTGCAAATGACTTAGCAAATGCCAAAAAATACTATGGATTACAAGGCTATTTAGCAACTATTTTATCTGCCGAAGAAAATCAATTAGCAGCAACACAACAATCAGGAACAGGATGGATAGGAGGGTCCGACATAGTTGAAGAAGGCATTTGGAGATGGATGAGTGGTCCCGAAAAAGGCATACAATTTTTTTACAATCTTGAAAGCACAATGACACCTGGAGTTTACAGATCAAACCCTCGCGGCATCGGATCAACACTCAATTATGTGAATTGGAATAGAAGTAGTCGCAATTGGTATGCTGGGATTCCTTATTACGAACCAGACAATCTATACAATATCGATAACGAAGACGAAGATTATGCAATTATTGTTGAAAATGATGGTCTTGGCACCAAGGGATCATGGAATGATATAAATTACTATGGAGAATCATACAAAGGATCCCAACAAGCCAATGGATATATTGTTGAATACGGAGGGATGCCAGGTGACCCAGAGATTCACATCGCTACAAGTACTTCTCTTATTATACCCCAAATCACTGAAACCTCAACTGATTCAAGATGTGGCACTGGTACGTTAACATTGGGGGCAACCTCCAATTTAGGGACTATTAATTGGTATGAAACCGAAAATGGCGGAACAGCAATTGCTACAGGAACTAGTTTCACCACACCCGAAATTACAAAAACCACAACCTATTATGTCGAAACAAAATATCCCTTATGTACAAAATCAGCAACTAGAACCCCTATTATCGCTACTATATTAAACATTCCAGTTATAACTACTCCGAATTCCAAATTCTCTTTATGTGGTGAAGGTGACATCACCCTCACTGCATCAGTAAGTGAAGGTACTATTTATTGGTACAGTGAACCAACAGGAAGTTCGTTGATTGGGATTGGAAATAGTTTGACTCGGTTTTTAAGTACAAATACCACATTTTATATTGAAGCCGTAAATAAAAACTGTACCACTGGAGCAAGGCTGCCAGTAGAAGTAGTGGTTTATGACTTGCCAAAATTTCAAGATCAAAACATAGTAAAATGCAAAGATGAAAAAATAACAATTGCTGGCTCTCTATACGGAGTTAAATATTTATGGTCGACAAATGAAACTACACCTACTATTGAGATAAATACACCTGGCACTTATACTGTAGCTGTTACAAGACCAGCACCAGAAAGCTGTATTCTGACCGAAACAATTACCGTTATAGAAAATCCTGCGCCAAAAATAAAAGAGGTGCTTATTGAGGAAAACACTATTTCGATTCAACTTGAAACTCCTGCTGACTATTTTGAATTTTCGATTGACGGAATTAATTTTCAAAGATCCAATGTTTTTCCTAAATACACTAGCGGATTGCAAACAGCAACAGTTAGAGATACAAAAAATTGTAGTTTTGATAGTCAAACATTCATTACTATTATTATGCCTAAATTTTTCACACCTAATAATGACACTTTTAATGATTTTTGGGAAGTTAAAGGTTTAGAAAATTACCCCGAAGCCACCGTAACCTTATTTGATCGCTACGGAAAACTAATTACCATTTTAAATCCGTCAAACACAACATGGGACGGCACTTTTAATGGAGCTGATTTGCCTGCATCCGATTATTGGTATGTATTAAAACTAGATTCTGAAAGCCCCGAAATCAGAGGTCATTTTTCGTTAAAAAGATAAATTACGAAGCAATTTTCTTTCTAATTTCGTCTAAAATATAAAGGTAATCTTCTTGATTTTTTACAAAATCCTTGTCCGAAACATCAATAATCAAAACATTCAAATCCGTTTGTGATTTAATGTAATCCAGATAACCGCTATTAATTTTGTCCAAATAATCAGCGGGGATTTTCTGCTCGTAACTTCTTCCTCTTTTCTTTATGTTTTGCAAAAGACGTTCTGAATTTTGATACAAATAAATATAAAGGTCAGGCTTGGGCATTTCTCTATAAATAATATCAAACAAATTGCGATACAAGCGATACTCATCTTCTGCAAGGGTAATTTTCGCAAAAATTAAAGATTTAAAAATATGATAATCAGCCACTAGAAAGTCTTTAAAAAGATCAAACTGGGCTAAATCATCAGATAATTGCTGGTATCTATCCGCAAGAAATGACATTTCGAGAGGAAAGGCATATCTGTTTTGGTCTTTATAAAATTTGGGTAAAAATGGATTATCAGCAAAACGTTCTAGAACAGTTTTGGCATTAAAATCTTCGGCTATTTTTGTTGCCAAAGTCGTTTTACCCGCTCCAATGTTACCTTCGAAAGCTACATAATTAAATTGTTCGAAAGAAATATTTTGCAATGGACTTTCTAAATTATGAACCACAACGCAATTACTGTCATCCAGACAATCTTGTAATAATACTGAAATCGATTTTTTCAAAATAGGATGTTCCCAATTCAAATCTAAATCCTGAATGGGCAACAATACAAATTTTCTTTTTTGCATTAAAGGATGCGGAATTTGAAGCTTTTCAGAATCAATAATAATATCATCAAAAGCTATCAAATCAACATCAATAATTCGAGATTGATATCCTTTTTCATCAGTACGAATCCGACCTAGTTTTTTTTCGATTTTTAATGCTAGATTAAGCACTTTATTGGCCGAATTAAAAGTATGTAATACCAATGCACAATTATAAAAAGCATCACTTTCAAAACCCCATGATGGTGTTTCATATACTTTAGAAACTTTAATAATGGTACCTATTTCTTGGTGAATTAATTCCAGACACTTTTTAATGTTTTCAAGGCGATTGCCTTGATTACTACCTAGAGATAAAACGACCTGATGTTGTGATTTCATATTAAGCACAAATTAACTAAAACAATTTTAGAATAGAACTATATTTGCACAAAGTGTTAGTAACTAAATTTAGAGGTTATACATATCTTATCTGTAACATTTAGATGCTTTTTGCGACATATTAAAAAAATAAGATTATGAAGTTTTTAGGAAATGTATTAGCAACTATTGTTGGTTTGTTTGTCTTTTTTATGTTGTTTTTCTTCGGGATAGTGCTTGTTGCAGCTGTTTTTGGAGGAGAATCGGAAGCGGTAGCAATAAAAAGCAACTCGGTAATTGAATTAAACTTAGAAGATATAAAATATGATTATGCCGGAAAATATGAAGATCCTTGGATCAACATTTTTTCAGACAAAAAAAGCATTGGTTTATCTGATGTTATTAATGCGATTGAAGTCGCTAAAAATGATAGCGACATAAAAGGGATTTCTATTTTAAATAACGAATCTTCACTGGGAATGGCTCAGAGTAAAGAATTAAGAGATGAGTTAGAAAGCTTTAAAAAATCAGGGAAATTTGTTATGGCTTATGCCAATTCCTATACGCAAAAAGAATATTACTTAAACTCCGTTGCTAATACGATTTACTTAAATCCAGTAGGCGACATGGATTTCAAAGGATTATCGGCAGAACTGATGTTTTTCAAAGATTTTCAAGAAAAAACAGGGGTAAAAATGGAAGTAATACGCCATGGAAAATACAAAAGTGCAGTAGAACCTTTCCTTGAAAACAAAATGAGTGATGCCAATAGAGAGCAAACCACTGCTTTATTAAATTCAATTTGGGGTTCTGTAGTTTCTGAAATTGCTTCCAGCCGAAAAGTCTCCGTAGAAAAATTAAATGAAATTGCTAATGGTCTTCTTGCTAGAACTCCAGAAATGGCTAAAGCGCAAAAATTAATAGATGTGATTGCTTACGAAGATGTGTATCATGATGCGATTAGAAAAGCATTAAAAGTGGACAAAGACGAAGATTACAACAAAGTGAACGTTTTTGACTATGCTAAAAAAATAAAAACAACTTCCATTGTTACTGATACACAAAATAAAATTGCCATCATATATGCTCAAGGCGAAATTCAAAGTGGAGAAGGTGATGTGAATACTATTGGTGAAGGATCTATGCGTCGTTCTCTACAAGAAGCCCGAAAAAATAAAGATGTAAAAGCAATAGTACTTCGTATTGATAGTCCAGGTGGAAATGCTTTGACTTCAGATTTGATTTGGAGAGAAGTCGAATTGACTAAAAAAGTAAAACCAGTGGTTGTTTCTATGGGAAATTATGCTGCTTCAGGTGGGTATTATATTGCATGTAATGCGAACACTATTTTTGCCGAAAACAACACTATTACAGGATCTATAGGTGTTTTTGGAATATTACCTAATTTCAGTCAACTGACGAAAAAAATAGGTATTAATGTGGAACAAGTACGAACTCATGAAAATGCGTCCCGTTATAGTCCATTTGTCCCATTAGACGAAAAATTTAAAGCGGTTACTCTTGAAGGTGTAGAACATATCTACAATACATTTGTTACTCATGTAGCCGAAGGACGTAAAATGACTTTCGAACAAGTAGACGCTATTGCGCAAGGAAGAGTTTGGGCTGGATCAGAAGCCTTAAAAATTGGACTTGTAGATAAAATTGGTAGTTTGAATGATGCTATCAAAGAAGCAGCGAAGTTAAGTAAAACACAAAAATATGGTACTCAAAACTATCCTGAGTACAAGAAAGATTTTAATGATCTATTATCTAGTCTACCGTTTGCACAATCAAAAGTAAACTTCATAAAAGAGGAAATAGGCGAAGAAAATTATATGCTAATGGAACAAGTAAAAAGATTTCAAGAACAAAAAGGAGTGCAAGCCATGATGCCATTTGAAATTAATATAAAATAATAATAATAATAATAATATACATTTATCTTAATCCGTCTCGTTTAGTTACCAGACGGATTTTTTTTATATTTATAGGACTTAAAACCAAACTACTGCTAACAAAAAAGATATAACTTATTATGAAAATATTATAAATTATCTTAGCCCTAATACGCTATTTTTGTAAATAAATTACGGCAACATTTTTGTACTACAAATAAAAATAAACAGCAAACCTTATGTTAAAGAAAATATTAAAAATCGTTGGAATCATAATGCTTTTAATAGTGGCATCTCTTTTTGCTATTCCTTATTTCTTTAAGGATCAAATAAAGGCTAAAATTACTGATGCTATAAATGAAAAAGTAGATGCCAAAGTTTCCTTTGCGGATGCTGATTTGAGTTTGTTTAAAAACTTCCCGAATGCAAATGTTACATTAAATAAGCTGGTTATTATCAACAAAGCTCCGTTTGAAGGAGATACTTTAATCTCATTGGGAGAGTTGAATTTAAAAATGTCAATCAAAGAGCTTTTTAAAGGCAAGAATGAAGCAATGGAAATTCAAGGAATTACATCCAAAAATGGTTTGATAAATATTCTATTTAATAAAGATGGAATAGGCAACTACGATATTGCTATAAAAGACAATTCTAAAACTGATTCGAAAAGTAGTCCCTTAGCTTTAAATATTCAAAATTATAAAATTGAAAATTTCAAGTTCAAATACTTTGATGAATCGTCCAAAATTAAAATGGTTATCGATAGTTTAAACCATGAAGGAACAGGTGATTTTGCAGCTCAAAAATTAGACTTAGTAACAAAGTCTACAGCCAAGGTATCTCTTGATATGGATAAAGTCAATTACATGAATAAAGTTCCTTTGACATTGGACGCTGTTCTAGGAATTGATCTAGATAAAAGCAAATATACTTTTAAGGAAAATAAAGCTTTAATCAATCAATTACCATTAGAGTTTGATGGATTTATTCAACTTGTAGATGCTGGACAGGAATATGATTTAAAATTCAAAACCCCAACTTCATCATTCAAAAATTTCTTAGGAATAATACCTGCTGCTTATGCTGCCAGTTTAGACAATGTAAAAACAACTGGTGATTTTACCGTGACTGGTTTTGCCAAAGGATTATATTCAGACACAACTGTACCTAAATTCAATGTTGAAATCGCATCAAATAATGCTTCCTTTAAATATCCAGACTTACCAAAATCAGTACAAAATATTGTAATTGACACTAAAATTATCAATGAAACAGGGGTTTTAAACGATACTTACATCAATTTAGACAAGCTATCTTTCAAAATAGATCAAGATGTTTTTAATGCTAAAGCTAATATTAAAAACGTAACACAAAATGCAATTGTGGATGCCGTACTAAAAGGGACAATCAATTTGTCCAATTTATCGCAAGCCTATCCAATTAAATTAGATAAACCATTATCAGGAATTCTAAAAGCGGATGTGACGACAAAATTTGACATGCAATCTGTTGAAAAAAGCGAATATCAAAACATCAATAATGCTGGTACAATGAGTTTGTCTGGTTTTAAATATGTAGATGAAAACGGCAAATCAATGAATATCAGTAATGCATTAGTGCAATTCAATCCTAGTCAAGTAAATTTAAAACAATTTAATGCAACAACTGGAAAAAGTGATTTAGCTATAACGGGAGTTTTAGAAAATTTCTATGGTTTTATATTTAAAAACCAAGAATTGAAAGGGAATTTTAATTTGAATTCAAATCAATTGGCCGTAAGTGATTTTATGACACCCGAAACAAATTCAGGAGCTGAAGCTAAAAAAGCAGAAGCGATGAAAATCCCAGCTTTCTTGAACTGTTCGCTTACTGCAAAAGCAAATACCGTTTTATATGATAATTTAACATTGAAAGAGGTGTCTGGAAAATTGATCGTAAAAGACGAAAAAATGACCATGGAAAATGTTAAAACGTCAATTTTTGGTGGAACAATTGGGTTGAATGGTGCCGTTTCCACAAAAGGAAAAACACCAACTTTTGAAATGAACTTAGGTTTAAATCAAGTGGATATTGCACAATCTTTTACCCAACTGGACATGTTAAAAAAGATTGCGCCAATAGCTGGTATCATTAATGGAAAATTAAACTCCACCATTAAATTAAATGGAAATCTTACAGATTCTATGAGCCCTGATTTAAAAACATTGACTGGAGATTTATTAGGACAATTGTTATCAACTACGTTAAATTCAACCAACTCTACTTTGCTAACAGCATTGGGATCTAATTTGAAATTCATTGATGTTAGTAAAATTAATTTGAATGATTTAAAAGCAGCCATTACTTTTGAAAATGGAAAAGTGAATGTAAAACCATTTGACATCAAATACAAAGACATTAAAGCAACTATAGGCGGAACGCATGGATTTGATCAAAGCATGAATTATAATTTAAAATTTGATGTTCCCGCTAAATACTTAGGAACTGAAGCCAATGCACTTATAGCTAGATTATCTCCTGCAGATG
The Flavobacterium sp. WC2421 genome window above contains:
- a CDS encoding DUF1573 domain-containing protein: MKKIILLAMLTVLGVTSSQAQETTKKIKATAAKVAKVDGAGMVFVSETIDYGTIAHNADGKREFVFTNNGNKPLIITNTQGSCGCTVPSTPKEPIAPGAKGVIGVKYATDRVGAFTKTVTVTSNATGQATKILTIKGVVLADDASKS
- a CDS encoding RNA methyltransferase: MRKLENSELERKSIEAFKKSDKTPLILVLDDVRSLHNIGSVFRTADAFLIEKIYLCGITATPPNKEIHKTALGATDTVTWEHNDNVLDVIQNLKNQKVTTLAIEQVESAIFLQDFKVEKGEKYALVFGNEVHGVSQEAVAICDGCIEIPQLGTKHSLNISVSAGIVVWDLFQKMNWPAN
- a CDS encoding T9SS type B sorting domain-containing protein, coding for MKKLFFLLVLLANITAQAQYTSIPDANFEQALINLGIDNGTIDGRVLTTNISGVTSINLQFANIFDLTGIEDFTSLTYLATSIGNQFNNLDISKNINLQVLICDQNNLKTLDVSKNINLTFLSCEQNQLTNLDVSKNTKLARLYCKNNKLITLNLKNGNDLALDSTLNPDLSCILVDNVAYYNASYTVFKDLTSRFSATCQTNIAPIITASGNQIYCPQTSLKIVTDVTITDPDDFSTDAIYIQISSGYVNGQDQLSLANPLSHPTISAIWNLNEGKLKLSSPISGTPVTYADFIAAIKDVEFSNSTTSPSGTRDFSISIGQANYLPRNGHYYEFVPFLGISWTNAKLAAEGSNYYGLQGYLATITSADEAKISGEQAAGAGWIGGSDAETEGVWKWVTGPAVDRVVFWNGASNGSTPNFAFWNTNEPNNTNNNEHYAHITAPGVGIKGSWNDLRESGDPSGNYQPKGYIVEYGGMPGDPILQISASASITISKITGTIPATNCGPGTLTLHATASVGTIDWYDSPTSTTTLQTGNNFDTPLLNATTTYYVDAGCISTRTPVIATIKTIPTITSTTPSIVCESGPATLGAVASAGTINWYATSTGGTSLRTGSSFTTPNINATTTYYVDAISDGCISPTRTAVTATVNAAPTVIVTTAASRCDSGTVILEAFASVGNINWYKESIGGSILFTGNSFLTPNIDTTTTYYAEAFSDGCPSSRIPVTAIVYPISTMNQDVVLCRGETKILDASIPNMTYLWSPGGETTQTIEISTIGDYSVSISSPTVISCESKKNISVIEHPEPIISSIEVNENSVTIELANPESYFEYSINGLDFQVSNQFYFISSGQHTAFVRENNDCNLVAQDFTIFTIQKYFTPNNDGFNDVWKIKEMSDYPNSSAQIFDRYGKLIIDLTSVKYSWDGSYNTNLLPADDYWYVLKLDDTQPEIRGHFSLKR
- a CDS encoding T9SS type B sorting domain-containing protein, whose amino-acid sequence is MKSSLFFKCSILLLFLTSKMTYANHAFYDLKKDTLSSKEGKLNYTISKKQLPQIINVGLPILKATGNQIYCPQTSLNIVTDFTINDSEKTSTEAIYIQISIGYNDTQDLLSLTGSHPSIIANWDINTGRLTLTSSNPGSLVSYTEFINAIKDVVYTNSSLKPTGNRSFSISVDKVSFLPSNNHFYEFVPGSGPAPKFGLDWGVANDLANAKKYYGLQGYLATILSAEENQLAATQQSGTGWIGGSDIVEEGIWRWMSGPEKGIQFFYNLESTMTPGVYRSNPRGIGSTLNYVNWNRSSRNWYAGIPYYEPDNLYNIDNEDEDYAIIVENDGLGTKGSWNDINYYGESYKGSQQANGYIVEYGGMPGDPEIHIATSTSLIIPQITETSTDSRCGTGTLTLGATSNLGTINWYETENGGTAIATGTSFTTPEITKTTTYYVETKYPLCTKSATRTPIIATILNIPVITTPNSKFSLCGEGDITLTASVSEGTIYWYSEPTGSSLIGIGNSLTRFLSTNTTFYIEAVNKNCTTGARLPVEVVVYDLPKFQDQNIVKCKDEKITIAGSLYGVKYLWSTNETTPTIEINTPGTYTVAVTRPAPESCILTETITVIENPAPKIKEVLIEENTISIQLETPADYFEFSIDGINFQRSNVFPKYTSGLQTATVRDTKNCSFDSQTFITIIMPKFFTPNNDTFNDFWEVKGLENYPEATVTLFDRYGKLITILNPSNTTWDGTFNGADLPASDYWYVLKLDSESPEIRGHFSLKR
- the folK gene encoding 2-amino-4-hydroxy-6-hydroxymethyldihydropteridine diphosphokinase; the encoded protein is MKSQHQVVLSLGSNQGNRLENIKKCLELIHQEIGTIIKVSKVYETPSWGFESDAFYNCALVLHTFNSANKVLNLALKIEKKLGRIRTDEKGYQSRIIDVDLIAFDDIIIDSEKLQIPHPLMQKRKFVLLPIQDLDLNWEHPILKKSISVLLQDCLDDSNCVVVHNLESPLQNISFEQFNYVAFEGNIGAGKTTLATKIAEDFNAKTVLERFADNPFLPKFYKDQNRYAFPLEMSFLADRYQQLSDDLAQFDLFKDFLVADYHIFKSLIFAKITLAEDEYRLYRNLFDIIYREMPKPDLYIYLYQNSERLLQNIKKRGRSYEQKIPADYLDKINSGYLDYIKSQTDLNVLIIDVSDKDFVKNQEDYLYILDEIRKKIAS